The sequence CAAAAAAATCTGCACTTGTGGCTTCGCTCGTCATCTGTCCCCGCGCCGCTCCACGCATGAAATTTTTTCTGCGTCTGCGTGTCCGCGCCAATAAATCATGCGGCCCGCCGCCGCGTTCTCTCCGCCAGCCGCGATAAAACCTCGCGCGCATGGGAAGCGAGCGCCTGGGGCATTGCGCCTTTTCTTCTTCGCGGCCTCGCTCTACACTGCCGGCGTGGCAAACGAACACGCGACACCGCCTCCCCCGGTGGCGCTGATCACCGGCGCCGCGGGCGGCCTGGGCAACGCGGTGATCCACGAGCTGCTGGCCCAGGGCTGGCGCGTGGGCGCCGGCTGGCATCGGCAGCCGTTGACGCCCGCCGGCGAGGCCCTGCTGCCGCTGGCGCTGGACGTGACCTCCACCGCCGGCGTGACTGCGGCCGTCGAGCAGTTGCTGGCCCGCTGGGGACGCCTCGATCTGCTCGTCCACTGCGCCGGCATCACCCGCGACACCCTCCTGGCGCAGATGCCGCCCGCCGACTGGGACGCCGTGATGCAGGTGCACGTCAAAGGCGCGTTCCTCTGCGCCCGCGCCGTGCTGCCGGTGATGGCCCGCCAGCGCGCCGGCCACATCCTCCATATCAGCAGCTTTGCCGCCCGCGCCGGCGCGCGCGGCCAGGCCAACTACGCCGCCGCCAAGGCCGCCCTGTTGGGCCTGACCGTGAGCCTGGCCCGCGAGGCGGCCCCCCACAACGTGCAGGTCAACGCCGTCCTCCCCGGCGTGCTGCCCACCGGCATGACGCAATCACTCACCGCCGCGCAGTTGGCCGCGCTCACCGAGGCCAACCTGCTGCGCCGGATGAACGACCTGCCCGAGGTGGCCCGCTTCATCGTGTTTCTGGCAGGCATGCGGAATGTCTCCGGTCAAATCTTTCAACTGGACAGCCGGGTGCATTCGTGGACTTGATGTCCGGGCCGACTGCGGATCAGTCATGCCATGAAAGCTCTCGCTCTCACCGCCCTGCGCCGTCTGGAATGGATGGAGCTGCCAATGCCCGAGCTGCGCTCGCCGCACGATGTCCTGCTGCAAGTCCGCTGCGTGGGCATTTGCGGCTCGGACCTGCATTATTACGAAACCGGCCGCATCGCCTCCCGCCGCGTCCAGTTCCCGTTCGTCCTGGGCCACGAATGCTCCGCCGTGGTCATGGCCACCGGCGCCGCTGTGCAACGGGTCAAACTGGGGGATGAAGTGGCGGTGGACCCCGCCATGAGCTGCGGCGCGTGTGATCAATGCCGTGCCGGCCGTCCCCACACCTGCCGCCATCTGCGTTTCCTGGGCTGCCCCACCGAGGCGCCGGGTTGTCTGAGCGAGTTCATCGTCATGCCCGAAACCAGTGTGTATCGCACCTTCCGGCGCATCAACCTGGTCCAGGCCGCCCTCTGCGAGCCGCTCTCCATCGCCCTCCATGCCGTGCGCCTCGCCCGCCTGCAACCCGGCATGAGCGTGGGCATCCTCGGCGCAGGCCCCATCGGACTGTGCGTCATGCTGGCCGCCCGCCACGCCGGCGCCGCGGGCATCTGGATGACCGACCGCCTGCCCTATCGCGTGCAATTCGCCCAAGACCACGGCGCGCGCTGGGCCGGCAACCCCGACACCGAAGATGTCGTCCGCCACATCCTCAACGCCGAGCCTCACGGGTTGGATGTCGTCTTCGAGTGCGCCGGCCAGCAGGCCGCCCTGGACCAGGCCGTGGACCTCCTCAAGCCCGGCGGCACGCTGGCGATTGTCGGCATTCCCCGCGAAGAACGCGTCTCCTTCCACATTGACTCGCTGCGCCGCAAGGAAATCACCCTCGTCAATGTCCGCCGCCAGAATCAGTGCGTGCAGCCTGCCATGGACCTCGTGGCCACCGGCGCGGTGCAACCCGATTTCCTCGTTACACACACCGTCGGCCCGGAAGGAGCCGCCGACGCTTTCGCCATGGTGGCGGACTATCGCGACGGTGTGATCAAGGCCATGATTGAATTCTAACCTCCCCCGCCTCCGCCCCGGCGCCGCTCAACCGGCCGGCAGCCCCTCGCTCTGCAGCCGCCGGATTTCCTCCCCAAATCCCCGCCGGAAGTCCGGATAGCGCGGCTGCCAGCCCAGCTCGGCTTTCAACCGCAGGTTGCTGACGCGCTTGTGCGTCAAAGCCCGTTTGCGCGGCGCGCGCTCGCCGGCTTCCGCCGCCGGGGGCAGCGGCCGGTGCAGCACCTCCGCCAGCCAGCCATACAACTCGCGCGGCGTGACCGGGTGATCATCGGCCACATTATAAACTCGCCCCGCCGCCGCGGCGCGCTGCTCCCACGCGGCCAGAATGGCCGCCACCACGTCATCGCGGTGAATCATGTTGAGCCAGCGGCCTTCCCCCTCCCCCAGCCGGGCCTGGCCGGCCAGAAATTGTTGCAGCCAGAAACACCGCCCCGGCCCGTAGATGCCCGCCAGCCGCAGAATGGTCACCGGCAGTCCCGCCGCGCGCCATTCCTGTTCGGTGGCCACCAGCACCTGCGCCGTTTCACTGGCCGGCGCGGTGGGGCTGTCCTCCGTCACCCAGCCTCCATCCGTCTGACCATAAACGCTGGTGCTGCTCAAATGGATGTACAAATCGGGGGGATCCGCGGCCAGCACCTCGCGCAGATGCCGGCCCGCCTCCAGAAACACCTGGCGATACACCTCCACCCCGCCGCGGCTGGAGGAAACACAGTTGATGACCACCTCCCACCGCTGGCGCAGGGTTTGCACCGCCTCCCGCCGGGTGAGATCCAGGGTGAGCCAGCGCACGCGCTCCAGCGGCGCCGGCACCGGCTCCGCCGCACTGCGCCGCACCGCGTGGACTTCGGCGCCGCGCTGGAGAAGCTCTGCCGCCAGCGCCGTGCCCACGTAGCCGCAACCCAAAATCAATGCGCGCATAATCCCGGGCGGACCGCGGCGCGTTGGGCCCCGCAGGCCGGTGGCCTGGGCAAACCTTGGGCCTCAGGCCTAGTCGTCGCGCCGGTGATGGCCGCGCCCGCCGCCATGCCGGCCGCGCCCGCCGCCCCCGCCCCCGCCACGCGGCGCACGGCTCCCGCCGCGCGGTGCCTGGCGCTCCCGCCGTTCCGGGCGTTCCGGGCGTTCCGAGCGTTCGCGGCGCTCGCCTTCGTAGGGCTGCGCCTCCTCCGCCTCCGACTGCTCCTCGGCGGCCTCGGTGGCTGCCGCGGCGTCATCGGCCGCCGGCGCGCCCTCCTGGCCCTCGGCCATCATGCGATCCCGCTCCGCCATGGCGGCCTTGCGGGAAAGGCGCACCCGGCCTTTTTCGTCCACGCCCAGGCACTTGACCATGATTTCATCGCCCAGCTTGACGATGTCCTCGGTCTGCTTGACGCGGAAATTGGCCAGC comes from Verrucomicrobiia bacterium and encodes:
- a CDS encoding alcohol dehydrogenase catalytic domain-containing protein, with product MKALALTALRRLEWMELPMPELRSPHDVLLQVRCVGICGSDLHYYETGRIASRRVQFPFVLGHECSAVVMATGAAVQRVKLGDEVAVDPAMSCGACDQCRAGRPHTCRHLRFLGCPTEAPGCLSEFIVMPETSVYRTFRRINLVQAALCEPLSIALHAVRLARLQPGMSVGILGAGPIGLCVMLAARHAGAAGIWMTDRLPYRVQFAQDHGARWAGNPDTEDVVRHILNAEPHGLDVVFECAGQQAALDQAVDLLKPGGTLAIVGIPREERVSFHIDSLRRKEITLVNVRRQNQCVQPAMDLVATGAVQPDFLVTHTVGPEGAADAFAMVADYRDGVIKAMIEF
- a CDS encoding SDR family NAD(P)-dependent oxidoreductase; the encoded protein is MANEHATPPPPVALITGAAGGLGNAVIHELLAQGWRVGAGWHRQPLTPAGEALLPLALDVTSTAGVTAAVEQLLARWGRLDLLVHCAGITRDTLLAQMPPADWDAVMQVHVKGAFLCARAVLPVMARQRAGHILHISSFAARAGARGQANYAAAKAALLGLTVSLAREAAPHNVQVNAVLPGVLPTGMTQSLTAAQLAALTEANLLRRMNDLPEVARFIVFLAGMRNVSGQIFQLDSRVHSWT
- a CDS encoding SDR family oxidoreductase encodes the protein MRALILGCGYVGTALAAELLQRGAEVHAVRRSAAEPVPAPLERVRWLTLDLTRREAVQTLRQRWEVVINCVSSSRGGVEVYRQVFLEAGRHLREVLAADPPDLYIHLSSTSVYGQTDGGWVTEDSPTAPASETAQVLVATEQEWRAAGLPVTILRLAGIYGPGRCFWLQQFLAGQARLGEGEGRWLNMIHRDDVVAAILAAWEQRAAAAGRVYNVADDHPVTPRELYGWLAEVLHRPLPPAAEAGERAPRKRALTHKRVSNLRLKAELGWQPRYPDFRRGFGEEIRRLQSEGLPAG